A region of the Fibrobacter sp. UBA4297 genome:
GTGATTTATGCAAATATTTAAATACATGCAAATCTAGTAGGAAGTAGACAATAAGCGGTAGGATGTTAGAAATAGGAAGTAGGAAAAACTTAGAGTTTTTAAAGTTTGGGTAAAAAAAGCCCGCGGCGTTAACCACGGGTCAAACGTTCATGAATGTTTAGCAACCAGAACTAGGATTAGTTTTCGTTGTTGTGCATTTCAATCTGTTCACGGTCCATCGTGTGCTGCAAGTATTCCTTGAAGTCACGGTCGATGTTCACACCGTCGAAGTCGATATCGTCGTTTTCCAACACGAACACGGCGCTCGGGTTATCGAGCCAGCCCACAATGTCCACGTCTTCCAACTTCATGGACTTGTCGCCAGCCTTCTGGGCAACGTATTCAATCTTGGACTTCGGAACCCAGCCCTGACCGCAGGCGCCCTTCACGAGGACTTCGGTATCGCCTTCTTTCAAGACGGTCATTTCGTCGTTAAAGCTAGCCGTGCAGACTACGGAGCCACCATCTTTTTCTTTGGTGAGTTCCACGTCGCCAATCTTAGACTTGACCTTCTTGGCTGCAAAGGAAGAGGCAACCAACAAAGCGAAGGCGACAAACATAATTTTTTTCATCATTTTCATAGCGAATCCTCAAAACAAGGGAAATATTCAACAATGCTATACGAATATACTTTTTATTTTGCCAATCCGTTGCATTTTCTTTTAAATTTTTACGCAATGAAGAAGATTTTTTCAATTACCGCCATTATCCTCCTCTTAATCGCTGTTTTTGCGTTTTTCCACGTAAATCAACGATTGAGCGCCGTTTCACTCAACGAAAAAACTGTCATTTTGGAGATTCCGAAGGGCAGTTCCCCCACAAAAGTTTTACAAATTTTACACGAGAAAGGGGTCTGGACAGACGACCTGGCGTTCAATTTATGGTGCAAATTGAACAAACCAGCCCTCAAAGCCGGCTGGTACGAGGTTCCCGCCCACCAGACACTCGATGAGCTTGCCGAACTGTTCGAAAGCGGCAAAAATGCCGTCCGCAAGGTGACCATTCCTGAAGGTCGAGCCTCCTGGGAAATCCCCGCCTACCTCAAGAAAAGCTTCCCGGACCTCGACACGGCCCGTTGGAACAAACTAGTCCAGGACCCGAAGTTCGCCCACTCGCTCGGCATTGACGCGAATTCGCTTGAAGGCTATCTCTTGCCGGACACATACCCGTTCGCCATCAACTCCGACGAAGAATCCATACTGAAACAGATGGTCGCCGCCAACCTGAAAGTGCGCGACGAGATGAAACAGCGCAAAGGATCGATGTGGGAAACGCTTGGCAACTGGCACCGCGTGTTGACGCTTGCAAGCGTGGTCGAAGAAGAAACGGGTATTCCCGACGAGCGTCCGCTGATTGCAGGCGTGTTCCATAACAGACTCCGCATCGGCATGCCGCTCGGGGCAGACCCGACCGTGCGGTTCATCTTCAAGAACTTGACCGGACCGATCTACAAGAGCCAGCTGAACAGCAACAGTCCGTACAACACCCGCAAGTTCCCGGGACTTA
Encoded here:
- the mltG gene encoding endolytic transglycosylase MltG; this encodes MKKIFSITAIILLLIAVFAFFHVNQRLSAVSLNEKTVILEIPKGSSPTKVLQILHEKGVWTDDLAFNLWCKLNKPALKAGWYEVPAHQTLDELAELFESGKNAVRKVTIPEGRASWEIPAYLKKSFPDLDTARWNKLVQDPKFAHSLGIDANSLEGYLLPDTYPFAINSDEESILKQMVAANLKVRDEMKQRKGSMWETLGNWHRVLTLASVVEEETGIPDERPLIAGVFHNRLRIGMPLGADPTVRFIFKNLTGPIYKSQLNSNSPYNTRKFPGLMPGPISNPGRKAIEATLFPDKTEALYFVAKDDGSHTHFFSTNLADHNKYKDIAAKNRGEKK